One Silurus meridionalis isolate SWU-2019-XX chromosome 10, ASM1480568v1, whole genome shotgun sequence genomic window carries:
- the gnpda1 gene encoding glucosamine-6-phosphate isomerase 1: MKLIILRDYDEASEWAAKYIRNRIRSFNPGPDRFFTLGLPTGSTPLGCYKKLIEYYKKGEISFQFVKTFNMDEYVGLPRDHPESYHSFMWNNFFKHIDIRSENAHILDGSAPDLQIECQDFEEKIKAAGGIDLFVGGIGPDGHIAFNEPGSSLVSRTRVKTLAMDTILANARFFDGDLSKVPTMALTVGVGTVMDAREVMILITGAHKAFALYKAIEEGVNHMWTVSAFQQHPQTVFVCDEDATQELRVKTVKYFKGMMHVHNKLVEEP, encoded by the exons ATGAAGCTGATCATACTGAGAGACTATGATGAAGCCAGTGAGTGGGCTGCAAAGTACATCCGAAACAGGATCAGGAGCTTTAATCCCGGTCCGGACCGGTTCTTCACTCTGGGCCTTCCAACag GCAGCACTCCGCTGGGATGCTATAAGAAACTGATCGAGTATTATAAGAAAGGGGAAATATCTTTTCAATTCGTGAAGACCTTTAACATGGATGAGTATGTag GTCTGCCCAGAGACCATCCCGAAAGCTATCACTCCTTCATGTGGAACAACTTCTTTAAGCATATCGACATCCGGTCAGAAAACGCACACATTCTGGACGGCAGCGCTCCAGATCTGCAGATAGAATGCCAGGACTTCGAGGAGAAGATTAAAGCTGCTGGTGGGATTGATCTTTTTGTAGGAG GTATTGGACCTGATGGACACATTGCTTTCAATGAGCCCGGCTCTAGTCTTGTGTCTCGAACCAGGGTCAAGACCTTGGCTATGGACACCATTCTGGCCAATGCTCGTTTCTTTGATGGAGATCTGTCTAAAGTCCCGACCATGGCTCTGACTGTAGGAGTTGGCACAGTGATGGATGCCCGTGAG GTGATGATCCTCATCACAGGTGCACATAAAGCGTTTGCCCTGTACAAGGCCATAGAAGAAGGTGTCAACCACATGTGGACGGTTTCAGCATTCCAGCAACATCCTCAGACCGTCTTCGTGTGTGATGAGGATGCGACACAAGAGCTGCGGGTCAAGACTGTGAAATACTTCAAAG GCATGATGCATGTTCACAATAAGCTGGTGGAGGAACCATAG